From the Desulfarculaceae bacterium genome, one window contains:
- a CDS encoding NAD(P)-dependent oxidoreductase — protein MTSSWQERPVVITGAAGFLGRHLIPALSAAGARVLALDLAPAWPGLPVGVDWQRADLMSPEGVEAALAAVPGDMASAVLFHFAALSMPFECAQNPEKARAFNAGMALGVGRAWAARGGGRLVFASSALVYQPKSGGRDISEDDPVEARNPYTEAKIAAEEGVASLADQGGVAVDVVRLSNVYGPDAHPQTVLMEAMDLALAGQSPVMRFPGHELDFVHADDVAQGLLRLIALEHPGGCRYTNISTGQGWRVAQAAGIIARLAGVAPPPDDEAQPGYGYRLVLDNRRLRELTGWAPEVEFRQGLERAWRERTGRGA, from the coding sequence TTGACTTCTAGCTGGCAAGAGCGCCCGGTGGTCATCACCGGCGCGGCGGGCTTCCTGGGCCGTCACCTGATCCCCGCCCTGAGCGCGGCCGGGGCGCGGGTGCTGGCCCTGGACCTGGCCCCCGCCTGGCCCGGCCTGCCCGTCGGGGTGGATTGGCAACGGGCCGACCTGATGAGCCCCGAGGGGGTGGAGGCCGCCCTGGCCGCCGTGCCGGGAGACATGGCCTCGGCGGTGCTGTTCCATTTCGCCGCCCTGAGCATGCCCTTCGAATGCGCCCAGAACCCGGAGAAGGCGCGGGCCTTCAACGCGGGCATGGCCCTTGGCGTGGGCCGCGCCTGGGCCGCGCGGGGCGGCGGCCGCCTGGTCTTCGCCTCCAGCGCCCTGGTCTACCAGCCGAAGAGCGGAGGCCGCGACATCAGCGAGGACGACCCGGTTGAGGCGCGCAACCCCTACACCGAGGCCAAGATCGCGGCCGAAGAGGGCGTGGCTTCCCTGGCCGACCAGGGCGGCGTCGCGGTGGACGTGGTGCGCCTGAGCAACGTGTACGGCCCGGACGCCCATCCCCAGACCGTGCTCATGGAGGCCATGGACCTGGCCCTGGCTGGCCAAAGCCCGGTGATGCGGTTCCCCGGCCATGAGCTGGATTTCGTGCACGCCGACGACGTGGCCCAGGGCCTTTTGCGGCTCATCGCCCTGGAGCATCCCGGCGGCTGCCGCTACACCAACATCTCCACCGGCCAAGGCTGGCGGGTGGCCCAGGCCGCCGGGATCATCGCCCGCCTGGCCGGGGTGGCCCCGCCGCCGGACGACGAGGCGCAGCCGGGCTACGGCTACCGCCTGGTGTTGGACAACCGCCGTCTGCGCGAGCTGACCGGCTGGGCCCCGGAGGTGGAGTTTCGCCAGGGCCTGGAGCGCGCTTGGCGAGAAAGGACCGGCCGTGGGGCCTAA
- the neuC gene encoding UDP-N-acetylglucosamine 2-epimerase (hydrolyzing), translating to MGPKRKIAIFTGNRAEYGLQKPIISAVSQHPGLEPYLLVGGAHLNEDFGKTVGEIAADGFEVYAEVKIDLPQDDLKGTAQAIGTGVINLSQILAELKPDLLVVYADRFEGFAAVITGSQMGIPVAHIEGGDITEGGALDDMVRHAMSKLAHLHFTTNAQAAERVMKLGEEPWRVHDVGFPAIDLLARGDLATPAELAERYGLDLARPVIVFTQHSVTTEFDQAEAQLAPSLQALEAMAREGVQVVATFPNNDAGGQRIIAALKKWAARGVPNLQLHNSLGRYNYHGMLALCGRDGVGACVGNSSSGIKETPALGCPAVNIGSRQQGRLRADNVIDAPYEAVAIEAACRRALFDEPFRALCREVENPYGKGEAGAKIAEVLSTVELGPQLIQKKMTY from the coding sequence GTGGGGCCTAAGCGCAAGATCGCCATCTTCACCGGCAACCGGGCCGAATACGGCCTGCAAAAGCCCATCATCTCGGCGGTGAGCCAGCACCCCGGCCTGGAGCCCTATCTGCTGGTGGGCGGGGCGCACCTCAACGAGGATTTCGGCAAGACGGTGGGCGAGATCGCGGCTGACGGCTTCGAGGTTTACGCGGAGGTGAAGATCGACCTGCCCCAGGACGACCTGAAGGGCACCGCCCAGGCCATAGGCACAGGGGTGATCAACCTGAGCCAGATCCTGGCCGAGCTGAAGCCGGACCTGCTGGTGGTCTACGCCGACCGCTTCGAGGGCTTCGCCGCGGTGATCACCGGCAGCCAGATGGGCATCCCGGTGGCCCACATCGAGGGCGGCGACATCACCGAGGGCGGGGCCCTGGACGACATGGTGCGCCACGCCATGAGCAAGCTGGCCCATCTGCATTTCACCACCAACGCACAGGCGGCGGAGCGGGTGATGAAGCTGGGCGAGGAGCCCTGGCGGGTGCATGACGTGGGCTTCCCGGCCATTGACCTCCTCGCGCGGGGCGACCTGGCCACCCCCGCCGAGCTGGCCGAGCGCTACGGCCTGGACCTGGCGCGCCCGGTGATCGTGTTCACTCAGCACTCGGTGACCACCGAGTTCGACCAGGCCGAGGCCCAGCTGGCCCCGTCGCTACAGGCCCTGGAGGCCATGGCCCGCGAGGGGGTGCAGGTGGTGGCCACCTTCCCCAACAACGACGCGGGCGGCCAGCGCATCATCGCCGCGCTCAAGAAGTGGGCCGCGCGGGGCGTGCCCAACCTGCAGCTGCACAACAGCCTGGGGCGCTACAATTACCACGGCATGTTGGCCCTGTGCGGCCGCGACGGCGTGGGGGCCTGCGTGGGCAACTCCTCCAGCGGCATAAAAGAGACCCCGGCCCTGGGCTGTCCGGCGGTGAACATCGGCTCGCGCCAGCAGGGCCGCCTGCGCGCGGACAACGTGATCGACGCGCCCTACGAGGCCGTGGCCATCGAGGCCGCCTGCCGCCGGGCGCTGTTCGACGAGCCGTTCCGCGCCCTGTGCCGCGAGGTGGAAAACCCCTACGGCAAGGGCGAGGCCGGGGCCAAGATCGCCGAGGTGCTGTCCACGGTGGAGCTGGGGCCCCAGCTAATCCAGAAAAAAATGACTTACTGA
- a CDS encoding N-acetylneuraminate synthase family protein, with translation MSDFQLAGRKIGPEHPPLVMAEAGINHEGEFDKAIALVDAAKEAGAEVIKFQCHITEAEMIPTDMTPGEISSEKLWDIIKRCELSADEERRVQAYCGEKGILYLSTPFSREAADRLESMGVPAYKIGSGECNNLPLLKHIASFGKPMILSTGMNDLESVRRSVAVIQAAGAPLMLMHCTSLYPTPYDKVRLGAIPQMIDSFGLPVGFSDHSLGIWACLGAVALGACVLEKHFTISREWPGPDTGLSIEPRELADLVTGSRAVWQAAGGGKGILSEEQPVIDFAYASVVTIAPVKAGEEFSHANTWVKRPGTGPILAPELERVLGKRATRDLAVDQQIAPEDVVDF, from the coding sequence ATGAGCGATTTCCAGCTGGCCGGGCGCAAGATAGGACCAGAGCATCCGCCCCTGGTCATGGCCGAGGCGGGCATCAACCACGAGGGCGAGTTCGACAAGGCCATTGCCCTGGTGGACGCGGCCAAAGAGGCCGGGGCCGAGGTGATCAAGTTCCAGTGCCACATCACCGAGGCCGAGATGATCCCCACGGACATGACGCCGGGCGAGATCAGCTCCGAGAAGCTGTGGGACATCATCAAGCGCTGCGAACTGAGCGCCGACGAGGAGCGCCGGGTGCAGGCCTATTGCGGCGAAAAAGGCATCCTCTACTTGTCCACTCCCTTCAGCCGCGAGGCGGCCGACCGCTTGGAGTCCATGGGCGTGCCCGCCTACAAGATCGGCTCGGGCGAGTGCAACAACCTGCCCCTGCTCAAGCACATCGCCTCCTTCGGCAAGCCCATGATCCTCTCCACCGGCATGAACGACCTGGAGTCGGTGCGCCGCTCGGTGGCCGTGATCCAGGCCGCCGGCGCGCCGCTCATGCTCATGCACTGCACCTCTCTGTATCCCACGCCCTATGACAAGGTGCGCCTGGGGGCCATCCCCCAGATGATCGATTCCTTTGGTCTGCCCGTGGGCTTCAGCGATCACAGCCTGGGCATCTGGGCATGTTTGGGCGCGGTGGCCTTGGGGGCCTGCGTGTTGGAGAAGCACTTCACCATCAGCCGGGAGTGGCCTGGCCCGGACACCGGCCTGTCCATCGAGCCCCGGGAGCTGGCCGATCTGGTGACCGGCTCGCGCGCGGTGTGGCAGGCGGCCGGCGGCGGCAAGGGCATCCTGAGCGAAGAGCAGCCGGTGATCGACTTCGCCTACGCCTCGGTGGTGACCATCGCTCCGGTCAAGGCGGGCGAGGAGTTCAGTCACGCCAACACCTGGGTCAAGCGCCCGGGCACCGGGCCCATCCTGGCTCCCGAGCTGGAGAGGGTGCTGGGTAAGCGGGCCACCCGCGACCTCGCCGTGGACCAGCAGATAGCGCCCGAGGACGTCGTTGACTTCTAG
- a CDS encoding NAD-dependent 4,6-dehydratase LegB, producing MGYWQDKPVLVTGADGFIGSHLVERLALEGARVRAFVLYNSFAAWGWLDSLPAEVMQRVEIFPGDIRDPNRVAEAVAGQEVAFHLASLIAIPYSYHAPDSYVQTNVGGALNLLNACRAHGIQRLVHTSTSEVYGSAQYVPIDEKHPLQGQSPYSASKIGADMLAESYWRSFGLPVAIIRPFNTYGPRQSARAVIPTILSQLHTGATELKLGSLTPTRDFNYVADTVAGFLAVARAEQAVGKVVNVGSGREISIGDLAKALMKAVGREVPIVTEQARLRPEGSEVDRLLCDNTCARELTGWQPAHSLEEGLAATAAWIKANPQYFRPQEYSI from the coding sequence ATGGGCTATTGGCAAGACAAGCCGGTCTTGGTCACCGGTGCGGACGGCTTCATCGGCAGCCACCTGGTGGAGCGCCTGGCCTTGGAGGGCGCGCGGGTCAGGGCCTTTGTGCTCTACAACTCCTTTGCCGCCTGGGGCTGGCTGGACTCGCTGCCCGCCGAGGTTATGCAGCGGGTGGAAATCTTCCCGGGCGACATCCGCGACCCCAACCGGGTGGCCGAGGCGGTGGCCGGGCAGGAGGTGGCGTTCCACCTAGCCAGCCTCATCGCCATCCCCTACAGCTATCACGCGCCCGACTCCTATGTGCAGACCAACGTGGGTGGCGCGCTGAACCTATTGAACGCCTGCCGGGCCCACGGCATCCAGCGCCTGGTGCACACCTCCACCAGCGAGGTCTACGGTTCGGCCCAGTACGTGCCCATCGACGAGAAGCACCCCTTGCAGGGGCAGAGCCCCTACAGCGCCTCCAAGATCGGGGCGGACATGCTGGCCGAGAGCTACTGGCGCTCCTTTGGCCTGCCGGTGGCGATCATCAGGCCCTTCAACACCTACGGCCCCCGCCAGAGCGCCCGGGCGGTGATCCCCACCATCCTCAGCCAGCTCCATACCGGAGCCACGGAGCTGAAGCTGGGCTCGCTCACCCCCACCCGCGACTTCAACTACGTGGCCGACACGGTGGCCGGTTTCCTGGCCGTGGCCCGGGCCGAGCAGGCGGTGGGCAAGGTGGTCAACGTAGGCTCGGGCCGCGAGATTTCCATCGGTGACCTGGCCAAGGCTCTGATGAAGGCGGTGGGCCGCGAGGTGCCCATCGTCACCGAGCAGGCCCGCCTGCGCCCCGAAGGCAGCGAGGTGGACCGTCTCTTGTGCGACAACACCTGCGCCCGGGAGCTGACCGGATGGCAGCCCGCCCACAGCCTGGAAGAGGGCCTGGCCGCCACGGCCGCCTGGATCAAGGCCAACCCGCAATACTTCCGGCCCCAGGAATACAGCATCTAG
- a CDS encoding nucleotidyltransferase family protein: protein MTQDNPLCIAQGATVRQVMKAIDGNKQGIVLVVDAEGKLLGTITDGDVRRFLLTAGGLDEPADPLVWRHPVTAPQEATRAELLELLAAHKLRNIPLLDPEGRPSGVFSLRDALEGGSAGPVAAVLAGGEGKRLRPLTNDLPKPMLPVGDTPLLQLIVENLVSSGFKQIHISVNYKAELIEEHFGDGAAFGAEISYLREETKLGTAGPLGLLPPLSGPLLVINGDVFTAANLDRLYEFHLAQRCVMTVAATEYRVKVPYGVLKLAGHLMLGMEEKPEQSFYCNGGIYVINPEVLRFVPKGEPLGMNDLLARVLAAGLPVAAFPIHESWVDVGQAADLERACRQANGQGEGE, encoded by the coding sequence ATGACCCAGGATAATCCCCTTTGCATTGCCCAAGGCGCCACGGTGCGCCAGGTGATGAAGGCCATCGACGGCAACAAGCAGGGCATCGTGCTCGTGGTCGATGCCGAGGGCAAGCTGCTGGGCACCATCACCGATGGTGACGTGCGCCGCTTTTTGCTCACCGCCGGGGGCCTGGACGAGCCCGCCGACCCCCTGGTGTGGCGGCATCCGGTCACCGCTCCCCAGGAGGCCACCCGGGCCGAGCTGCTGGAGCTGTTGGCCGCCCACAAGCTTAGGAACATCCCCCTGTTGGACCCCGAGGGGCGGCCCAGCGGGGTGTTCAGCCTGCGCGACGCCCTGGAGGGCGGCAGCGCCGGGCCGGTGGCGGCGGTATTGGCCGGGGGCGAGGGCAAGCGCCTGCGCCCCCTGACCAACGACCTGCCCAAGCCCATGCTGCCCGTGGGCGACACCCCCCTGTTGCAGCTCATCGTGGAAAACCTGGTTTCCTCGGGCTTCAAGCAGATCCACATCTCGGTGAACTACAAGGCCGAGCTGATTGAGGAGCACTTCGGCGACGGCGCGGCTTTCGGGGCCGAGATAAGCTATCTGCGCGAAGAGACCAAGCTGGGCACCGCCGGGCCCCTGGGCCTGCTGCCCCCGCTCAGCGGGCCGCTGTTGGTGATCAACGGCGACGTGTTCACCGCCGCCAATCTGGACCGGCTCTACGAGTTCCATCTGGCCCAGCGCTGCGTGATGACCGTGGCCGCCACCGAGTACCGGGTCAAGGTGCCCTATGGGGTGCTCAAGCTGGCCGGGCACCTCATGCTGGGCATGGAGGAGAAGCCGGAGCAGAGCTTCTATTGCAACGGCGGCATCTACGTGATCAATCCCGAGGTGCTGCGCTTCGTGCCCAAGGGCGAGCCCCTGGGCATGAACGACCTCCTGGCGCGGGTCTTGGCCGCGGGCCTGCCGGTGGCCGCTTTCCCCATCCACGAGTCTTGGGTGGACGTGGGGCAGGCGGCCGACCTGGAGCGGGCCTGCCGCCAGGCCAACGGCCAAGGGGAGGGCGAATGA
- a CDS encoding discoidin domain-containing protein, which produces MTRELTSKTVAWGVAGLMLLAAAVRALFFIYPTLDADQAVVGLMGMDILKGHLPLMFWGQDYGGSLESIVAAGFFALFGVSRQSLYLSPTFMSFFYLWAVYLLGRDLWGRRAGLCALFIAALGPFYLIWHSVLPRAIYIDTLAAGVWLMWLTLKALRKGPEAPSYPWLCMAFGLLTGFALWGHMLAVYFILPCALLWWRRDPRLLIRADFALMMAAFFLGSLPFWVHNLLTDWSTYYFMFHPKPKEPFWQSVSFIWRYSLPVLTGAHHFAGREVAPAVVPWLSQAVSLLLGLAGLGALLAWGKNLLARLARRDQGDGSELLILFVAAVVLIFGMMGLSSSGTHRYLVPLYAVYPLLIAWAFHRLMAFNGWAKLLAWGGLGAVALLLAVGVYQVSPLGDPSLKQRYAHDMDTAKQLTGFLSSHGVTHAYLPEYWLAPLLTFDSKQKVVYVVSRKDRNPEFERAILRAKRFAMVIPGKSQGDRMAANLAALGARPRRKQVGSWCVFWDITPPPDVPRALSPKGWRISASPAPDAAWQAADYNANLAWHTPGGQEPGQWLQVDLGKVRPQVCSLLLFNGMAENGPHHLRVMGSRDGQAWEEISQVEGLPVPFAWTGESLVALRWNNWQEFRFTPRALRYLRLEQTGKRPNWNWSVREMMVGVAGAQRPEPEQAAAWLRGRLGRETRVWCGPALAAWLSEDMRPEPGRHARPQWLPRSLKPAWLLDDGKPLYVAAEAGRAPLAEAALFAAGWKLSREERHGYVLFRAVPPEAASRGASETVALRPDGEGLVAELPRAARIKALELAPPPGAEMSWAGIKLELATAQGPFLPASVRGLWPPRLFWSGLVPLAARPGPARLELEIPSEATRLRLTRAGAPLPPNLRLKLYQEK; this is translated from the coding sequence ATGACCCGAGAGCTGACCTCCAAAACCGTCGCCTGGGGCGTCGCCGGGCTGATGCTCCTGGCCGCGGCGGTGCGCGCCCTGTTCTTCATCTACCCTACACTGGACGCGGACCAGGCGGTGGTGGGGCTCATGGGCATGGACATCCTTAAGGGGCACCTACCCCTGATGTTCTGGGGCCAGGATTACGGCGGCAGCCTGGAGTCCATCGTGGCGGCGGGCTTCTTCGCCCTGTTCGGGGTTAGCCGCCAAAGCCTGTACCTCTCGCCCACCTTCATGTCCTTTTTTTATCTGTGGGCCGTGTATCTGCTGGGCCGCGACCTGTGGGGCCGCCGGGCCGGGCTCTGCGCCCTGTTCATCGCCGCCCTGGGGCCCTTCTACCTTATCTGGCACTCGGTGCTGCCCCGCGCCATCTACATCGACACCCTGGCCGCCGGGGTCTGGCTGATGTGGCTGACCCTCAAGGCCCTGCGCAAGGGACCGGAAGCGCCGAGCTATCCCTGGCTCTGCATGGCCTTCGGGCTCCTGACCGGCTTCGCCCTGTGGGGCCACATGCTGGCGGTGTACTTCATCCTGCCCTGCGCCCTGCTCTGGTGGCGGCGCGATCCCCGTTTGCTCATCCGGGCGGACTTCGCCCTGATGATGGCCGCGTTTTTCCTGGGCAGCCTGCCCTTTTGGGTGCACAACCTGCTCACCGATTGGTCCACCTACTACTTCATGTTCCACCCCAAGCCCAAGGAGCCCTTCTGGCAGAGCGTCAGCTTCATCTGGCGCTACAGCCTGCCGGTGCTCACCGGGGCGCATCATTTCGCGGGCCGCGAGGTGGCCCCGGCGGTGGTGCCCTGGCTAAGCCAGGCGGTCAGCCTGCTTCTGGGCCTGGCCGGCCTGGGGGCCTTGTTGGCCTGGGGCAAAAACCTGCTGGCCCGACTGGCGCGCCGCGACCAGGGCGACGGCTCGGAGCTGCTCATCCTGTTCGTGGCCGCTGTAGTGCTTATCTTCGGGATGATGGGGCTCTCCTCCTCGGGCACCCACCGCTATCTGGTGCCCCTGTACGCGGTCTATCCCCTGCTCATCGCCTGGGCCTTCCACCGGCTCATGGCCTTCAACGGCTGGGCCAAGCTCCTGGCCTGGGGCGGCCTGGGCGCGGTGGCCCTTTTGCTGGCCGTGGGGGTGTATCAAGTCTCGCCCCTGGGTGATCCCAGTCTGAAACAGCGCTACGCCCACGACATGGATACCGCCAAGCAGCTCACCGGCTTTTTGTCCTCCCACGGCGTGACCCACGCCTATCTGCCCGAGTATTGGCTGGCCCCGCTGCTCACCTTTGACAGCAAGCAAAAAGTGGTCTACGTGGTGAGCCGCAAGGACCGCAACCCCGAGTTCGAGCGGGCCATCCTTCGGGCCAAGCGCTTCGCCATGGTCATTCCGGGCAAGAGCCAGGGCGACCGCATGGCCGCCAACCTAGCCGCCCTGGGGGCGCGCCCCCGGCGCAAGCAGGTGGGCTCCTGGTGCGTGTTCTGGGACATCACCCCGCCGCCGGACGTGCCCCGCGCCCTTTCGCCGAAAGGCTGGCGTATCAGCGCCTCCCCCGCGCCGGATGCCGCCTGGCAGGCGGCGGACTACAACGCCAATCTGGCCTGGCACACTCCCGGCGGCCAAGAGCCGGGGCAATGGCTACAGGTTGACCTGGGCAAGGTGCGGCCGCAGGTCTGCTCCCTGCTCCTGTTCAACGGCATGGCCGAAAACGGCCCTCACCACTTGAGGGTCATGGGCAGCCGCGACGGCCAGGCCTGGGAGGAGATCAGCCAGGTGGAGGGGCTGCCGGTGCCTTTTGCCTGGACCGGCGAAAGCCTGGTGGCCCTGCGTTGGAACAACTGGCAGGAGTTCCGCTTCACCCCCCGGGCCTTGCGCTATCTGCGCCTGGAGCAGACCGGCAAACGGCCCAACTGGAACTGGTCGGTGCGCGAGATGATGGTGGGCGTGGCCGGGGCCCAGCGCCCCGAGCCCGAGCAAGCAGCCGCCTGGCTGCGCGGCCGCCTGGGACGAGAAACCCGGGTATGGTGCGGCCCGGCCCTGGCCGCCTGGCTCTCCGAGGATATGCGCCCCGAGCCCGGCCGCCACGCCCGGCCCCAATGGCTGCCCCGCTCCCTCAAGCCCGCCTGGTTGCTGGATGACGGCAAGCCGCTGTATGTGGCGGCGGAGGCGGGGCGCGCCCCCCTGGCCGAGGCGGCCCTTTTCGCGGCGGGTTGGAAGCTGAGCCGCGAGGAGCGGCACGGCTACGTGCTTTTCAGGGCGGTGCCGCCCGAGGCCGCATCAAGAGGGGCCTCGGAGACAGTGGCCTTGCGCCCCGATGGCGAGGGCCTTGTGGCCGAGCTGCCCCGAGCGGCCCGCATAAAGGCCCTGGAGCTGGCCCCCCCGCCCGGCGCGGAGATGAGTTGGGCTGGTATCAAGCTGGAGTTGGCCACCGCGCAAGGCCCCTTCCTGCCCGCGTCCGTCCGTGGCCTCTGGCCGCCGCGCCTGTTCTGGAGCGGGCTTGTGCCCCTGGCCGCGCGGCCGGGCCCGGCCCGTTTGGAGTTGGAGATCCCGTCCGAGGCAACGCGCCTGCGCCTGACCCGCGCGGGGGCTCCCCTGCCTCCGAACCTGCGCCTCAAGTTGTACCAAGAAAAGTAG